In Penaeus vannamei isolate JL-2024 chromosome 4, ASM4276789v1, whole genome shotgun sequence, a single window of DNA contains:
- the LOC113827275 gene encoding uncharacterized protein, with protein MVNASEKVYCTFLVMARARVAPLKPTTIPRLELTVASVAARMDLNLIRELSSTSAWRYVDTNSNPADFASRGLDVDTFLKSEMLIRGPRFFHKPESSWPQVPDVKYGSLEDDTEVKVSAIVCKTVTTVTSLTEDFAYRFLN; from the exons ATGGTAAATGCCTCGGAAAAGGTGTATTGCACTTTTTTAGTTATGGCACGAGCAAGAGTTGCACCTCTGAAGCCGACAACTATTCCAAGGCTAGAACTGACGGTTGCCTCCGTTGCAGCTCGAATGGACT TGAACCTAATCCGAGAACTGTCTTCAACAAGTGCTTGGAGATATGTAGACACAAACAGTAATCCTGCTGACTTTGCATCTAGAGGTCTTGATGTTGATACTTTTTTGAAGTCTGAAATGTTGATTAGAGGACCAAGATTTTTTCATAAACCTGAATCCAGCTGGCCGCAAGTTCCAGATGTTAAATATGGATCACTGGAAGATGACACAGAAGTAAAGGTGTCTGCCATTGTATGCAAAACAGTGACAACAGTAACATCACTCACTGAGGACTTTGCCTATCGCTTCTTGAACTGA
- the LOC138861594 gene encoding uncharacterized protein, with amino-acid sequence MPHHAVRYPTKLKVRVVYDLEGKFSGTSFNGHLQGPDLTNPLIGVLMLFRHGHDAITADIEMLCQVKVPLEDRDVFRFSWWPDGDINKPLCDYRMNVHVIGARSSPSCVNYALRNIAEDHGGWRLNHQTDNSKDVLRKIPESERDTSVASLDLSKDNLRVERTLGVHWSMAEDCFIFKICPGEKSLTRRGVLSIVASIYYPLGMVAPLTLPAKMILRDMCQMQLGWDEYMDDREATRWSKWLEQLPKLSRFKLPRSQVPILVMAQPPT; translated from the exons ATGCCTCATCATGCTGTACGTTATCCCACTAAGCTGAAGGTACGTGTCGTCTATGACCTTGAAGGTAAATTTAGTGGCACTTCCTTTAATGGCCATCTTCAAGGGCCAGACCTCACAAATCCTCTAATAGGTGTACTCATGTTGTTCAGGCATGGCCACGATGCAATCACAGCGGACATCGAGATGCTTTGTCAGGTCAAGGTTCCCCTAGAGGATCGTGATGTGTTTCGTTTCTCATGGTGGCcagatggtgatatcaataagcCTTTATGTGATTACCGAATGAATGTTCATGTTATTGGTGCTAGGTCCTCTCCTAGCTGTGTAAATTATGCCTTAAGGAATATTGCTGAGGACCACG GTGGTTGGCGTCTGAACCACCAGACAGATAATAGCAAGGACGTGCTTAGGAAGATTCCCGAATCGGAGAGGGATACGTCAGTTGCTTCTCTAGACCTCAGTAAGGATAATCTCCGAGTTGAAAGGACCTTGGGTGTACACTGGTCGATGGCCGAAGATTGCTTTATATTCAAAATCTGCCCTGGTGAGAAGTCACTAACACGGAGAGGAGTTCTATCTATCGTGGCATCTATATATTACCCACTTGGCATGGTGGCGCCCTTGACACTACCAGCAAAAATGATTCTTCGAGACATGTGTCAGATGCAGTTAGGCTGGGATGAATATATGGATGATAGGGAAGCTACTCGTTGGAGTAAATGGTTAGAACAGTTACCAAAGCTGTCAAGATTTAAGCTGCCACGAAGCCAAGTGCCCATTCTGGTTATGGCACAGCCTCCTACTTAA